The Leptospira fletcheri genome includes a region encoding these proteins:
- a CDS encoding phosphate ABC transporter substrate-binding protein — translation MKNIFQKIIAITAILVSGSVFAEEKKTITIKGSDTMVILVQKWAETYPDKKVQFQVTGGGSGTGIAALINGTTDICSSSRPLKPQEIHQLKEKYNSNGVEIKVAVDGLSLYINKKNPVSHLTLAQIRDIFTGKVTNWKDVGGEDHKIILYSRENNSGTYEYFKEHVLEKKDFDPAAQHMVGTAALVNAVGKDKWGIGYGGAAYASEVKEVAVAIDDKSKPELPTETNILSNKYPISRYLYFYLREVPKDDTKKFVDWVIGKDGQKVVHDVGYFPLKKK, via the coding sequence CTCGGTATTTGCCGAAGAGAAAAAAACGATCACCATCAAGGGATCGGACACTATGGTCATCCTCGTCCAGAAATGGGCGGAAACGTATCCGGATAAAAAAGTTCAGTTCCAAGTAACAGGCGGTGGATCCGGAACCGGAATCGCAGCTTTGATCAACGGAACCACCGACATCTGCTCCTCTTCTCGTCCTTTAAAGCCCCAAGAAATTCACCAGTTGAAGGAAAAATACAATTCCAATGGTGTGGAAATCAAAGTAGCCGTGGATGGATTGTCTCTCTACATCAATAAAAAGAACCCGGTTTCCCATCTTACCCTAGCTCAAATCCGGGATATTTTCACCGGAAAAGTGACGAATTGGAAGGATGTAGGCGGAGAAGATCACAAAATCATACTCTACAGCAGAGAAAACAATTCCGGAACATACGAATACTTTAAGGAACACGTCCTGGAGAAAAAGGATTTCGATCCTGCTGCACAGCACATGGTCGGAACTGCCGCTCTTGTAAATGCGGTCGGTAAGGACAAATGGGGCATCGGATACGGCGGAGCTGCATACGCTTCCGAAGTAAAAGAAGTCGCCGTTGCCATAGATGATAAATCCAAACCGGAGCTTCCTACGGAAACGAATATCCTTTCCAACAAATATCCGATTTCCAGATACCTATATTTTTATCTCAGAGAAGTACCGAAAGACGATACGAAGAAATTCGTGGACTGGGTGATCGGCAAAGACGGCCAGAAAGTGGTTCACGATGTCGGCTACTTTCCTTTGAAAAAGAAATAA
- the pstC gene encoding phosphate ABC transporter permease subunit PstC, which produces MSKFESLLRYLLHPQKRRVDSFAEFTIKVVAATSILLILLIFLFVFKEASSLFFSPPKAKISSETQVPSSYGEAPTSYGSDAPSEYNPDGGGQIHLGPKPTAKEEVPNEEPSLWENLIGTIWQPISTIPKFGILPLIVGTAKTTFIAILIGAPLAILAALNVTFFLPMRIREFIKPTIELLASFPSVVIGFFCLMDVATVVKSVFDLDFRLNAITGGIGLSIAVIPIIFTVAEDALNTVPQSYRQASLALGATEWQTAYRVMLPAALPGVFAAVLLGIGRAFGETMIALMATGNAPLMSFGVFDPSRTFAATIGAEMGEVIWGSNHYNILFLLGVLLFVFTFSLNAVTELYVKKRLMKKFHGS; this is translated from the coding sequence ATGAGCAAATTCGAATCTCTTTTGAGATATCTACTCCATCCGCAAAAGCGAAGAGTGGATAGTTTTGCGGAATTTACGATCAAGGTCGTGGCCGCGACTTCGATTTTGCTCATTTTGCTGATCTTCTTATTCGTTTTTAAAGAAGCCTCTTCCCTCTTCTTTTCTCCTCCCAAAGCAAAAATCTCAAGCGAAACCCAAGTGCCCTCTTCTTATGGAGAGGCTCCGACCTCCTATGGATCGGATGCTCCGAGCGAGTACAACCCGGACGGTGGCGGACAAATCCATCTGGGACCGAAACCTACCGCGAAAGAGGAAGTTCCTAACGAAGAACCTTCCCTTTGGGAAAATCTGATCGGGACAATTTGGCAACCGATTTCCACCATTCCGAAATTCGGCATTCTTCCTCTGATCGTCGGAACCGCAAAGACCACTTTTATCGCGATCTTAATCGGCGCTCCTCTGGCCATTTTGGCGGCATTAAACGTAACCTTCTTTTTGCCCATGCGAATCCGTGAATTCATAAAGCCTACCATAGAATTGCTAGCCAGCTTTCCTTCCGTGGTGATCGGATTTTTCTGCCTCATGGACGTGGCAACGGTGGTAAAGTCGGTGTTCGATTTGGACTTTCGACTGAACGCGATCACGGGAGGAATCGGCCTCTCCATAGCCGTAATCCCGATCATATTCACCGTAGCCGAAGATGCTTTAAATACAGTGCCCCAATCTTATAGGCAAGCCTCTCTGGCCTTAGGAGCTACGGAATGGCAGACCGCTTACAGAGTCATGCTTCCCGCCGCACTACCCGGAGTTTTTGCGGCGGTTCTTTTAGGCATTGGCCGTGCCTTCGGAGAGACCATGATAGCTCTCATGGCTACCGGGAACGCTCCTTTGATGTCCTTCGGAGTGTTCGACCCTTCCAGAACCTTTGCCGCAACGATCGGAGCGGAAATGGGAGAGGTCATCTGGGGATCAAATCATTATAATATTCTATTTTTATTAGGCGTTCTTTTGTTCGTATTCACTTTTTCGCTGAATGCAGTCACCGAATTGTACGTCAAAAAACGGTTAATGAAAAAATTCCACGGCTCCTAA
- the pstA gene encoding phosphate ABC transporter permease PstA, whose amino-acid sequence MKWKKVRLNRKRRLKDRIATIVAEGIPMLSTILIVSLILLMLGNFIFRGLLNVTWEFLSAAPKNNNLEGGIFPAIYGTVYLVFIMILFSIPIGTATGIFLAEYTDRDSRFTSTLRFAINTLAGVPSIVFGLFGVGFFIQFVGKGIDSVAGHSAPVWGKPAILWSAATLAVLTLPVIIISVEETMRSIPREMREASLALGATKWQTIWNLVLPNSVTGILTGAILAIGRGAGEVAPIMFVGVVYSLPDLPTKLTDQFMHLGYHLFVLATQSPDVDKALPKQYATTLVLLALTFGMSFFATYIRFRIRKNKGRLGA is encoded by the coding sequence TTGAAATGGAAAAAAGTCCGCTTAAACCGCAAACGAAGACTGAAAGATAGAATCGCCACGATCGTAGCCGAAGGTATTCCGATGCTTTCGACGATCCTGATCGTATCCTTGATCCTACTCATGCTCGGCAACTTCATATTCCGCGGGTTATTAAACGTAACCTGGGAATTCCTGAGCGCGGCTCCGAAAAATAACAACCTCGAAGGAGGTATTTTCCCTGCGATCTACGGAACGGTATATCTTGTTTTTATAATGATTCTTTTCAGTATTCCTATCGGCACTGCGACGGGAATCTTTTTGGCGGAATACACGGATCGCGACTCCAGATTTACGTCGACTCTACGATTTGCGATCAACACGCTTGCCGGAGTACCTTCTATCGTATTCGGATTATTCGGTGTGGGCTTTTTCATCCAATTCGTCGGAAAAGGGATCGATTCCGTAGCGGGACATAGCGCTCCGGTTTGGGGAAAACCCGCGATTCTTTGGTCTGCGGCTACCCTCGCCGTACTGACCTTACCGGTTATCATCATTTCCGTGGAAGAAACCATGCGTAGCATTCCCCGAGAGATGCGCGAAGCAAGCCTGGCGTTAGGCGCCACCAAATGGCAGACGATTTGGAACCTGGTTCTTCCGAATTCGGTCACCGGAATCTTGACCGGTGCCATACTCGCGATCGGGAGAGGGGCCGGCGAAGTCGCGCCTATCATGTTCGTGGGAGTGGTCTATTCTCTCCCCGACCTCCCCACGAAATTGACTGACCAATTCATGCATTTGGGCTACCACTTATTCGTGCTTGCAACCCAATCCCCCGACGTGGACAAAGCCTTACCGAAACAGTACGCTACTACTTTGGTGCTTTTGGCTCTCACGTTCGGAATGAGTTTTTTCGCGACTTATATACGATTCAGAATCCGAAAAAACAAGGGCCGTCTAGGCGCTTAA
- the pstB gene encoding phosphate ABC transporter ATP-binding protein PstB: MKESHKVKIKSRHFDFFYGESQALHEISLDIHAKKVTAFIGPSGCGKSTFLRSINRMNDVIDGTSVGGKLEIDGINIYDPLMNVVELRKRVGMVFQKSFPFPKSIYENIAFGLKMNFKLSKSEMDGVIEESLKKAAIWKEVKDRLNDSALGLSGGQQQRLCIARAIAMNPEVILMDEPCSALDPISTKKVEEFIAEFKDSYTIVIVTHNMQQAARISDYTGLFYMGKLMEFDTTKKIFNNPSKKETEDYISGKFG; encoded by the coding sequence GTGAAAGAAAGCCATAAAGTAAAAATAAAATCCCGCCACTTCGATTTTTTCTACGGAGAGAGTCAGGCCCTGCATGAAATATCCCTGGACATCCACGCTAAAAAAGTGACCGCTTTCATCGGGCCCTCCGGTTGCGGAAAGTCTACGTTCTTAAGATCCATCAATAGGATGAACGACGTCATCGACGGAACCAGCGTCGGCGGGAAATTGGAGATCGACGGGATCAACATCTACGATCCGTTAATGAATGTCGTCGAATTACGCAAACGTGTCGGAATGGTATTCCAGAAATCCTTTCCGTTTCCGAAATCCATTTACGAAAACATCGCTTTCGGCTTGAAAATGAATTTTAAACTTTCCAAAAGCGAGATGGACGGAGTTATCGAGGAAAGTCTAAAGAAAGCGGCGATCTGGAAAGAAGTCAAGGATCGTCTGAACGATAGCGCCTTGGGGCTCTCCGGCGGGCAACAGCAAAGGCTTTGCATCGCCAGAGCCATAGCGATGAATCCGGAAGTGATCCTGATGGACGAGCCTTGTTCCGCTTTGGACCCGATTTCCACCAAGAAAGTGGAGGAATTTATCGCGGAATTCAAGGATTCCTATACCATAGTCATCGTAACCCATAACATGCAACAGGCGGCCCGGATCAGCGATTATACCGGATTATTCTATATGGGAAAACTGATGGAGTTCGATACTACCAAAAAGATCTTCAATAACCCTTCCAAAAAAGAGACCGAAGACTATATTTCGGGAAAATTCGGCTGA
- a CDS encoding carboxylate--amine ligase codes for MKLEDANETSLLRLFDPMEFWPAWKLYLPVVPWIAFLSFRSLRPGSFSSLGFGTIAAANPGIPLGGLVGESKFDILSRLSPEYVLKNFRVDGDSRNEESVEREMRKLGLDFPVIIKPDAGQRGQGVRIARRKEDLRSLLAESNVPLLVQEFHPGPYEAGIFYYRYPGQKSGKIFSITRKVFPRVTGDGKSTLENLVLSHPRFRIQKEVFQNRFPEIWKRVLPSGETLPLTEAGNHCQGTLFLDGKEWMSPELEDEIQKATSPFEDFYFGRYDVRFSSPEELKLGKKFKIVELNGVTSESTNLYDPRFSVRERYTILFKQWEILFRIGRESKGKKAGLFPILAALWNFYKGGRKISDLSV; via the coding sequence ATGAAACTCGAAGATGCGAACGAAACTTCTCTTTTAAGACTTTTCGACCCTATGGAGTTTTGGCCCGCTTGGAAATTGTATCTTCCCGTCGTTCCTTGGATCGCCTTCCTCAGCTTCCGTTCCCTAAGGCCTGGATCCTTTTCCTCTTTAGGCTTCGGAACGATCGCAGCCGCGAATCCGGGAATTCCGTTGGGAGGACTCGTCGGAGAATCGAAGTTCGACATCCTTTCCCGACTTTCTCCGGAATACGTCCTAAAAAATTTCCGAGTAGATGGGGATTCGCGCAACGAAGAAAGCGTAGAAAGGGAAATGCGGAAACTTGGTTTGGACTTTCCCGTCATCATAAAGCCCGACGCAGGTCAACGCGGACAAGGAGTCCGGATCGCCCGTCGAAAAGAGGATCTCCGAAGTCTTCTTGCGGAATCGAACGTTCCTTTGCTCGTACAGGAATTTCACCCTGGACCGTACGAGGCTGGAATTTTTTATTATAGATACCCCGGTCAGAAATCCGGAAAAATTTTCTCCATTACCCGAAAAGTATTTCCTCGAGTGACCGGAGACGGTAAATCCACTCTCGAAAATCTCGTATTATCCCATCCCAGATTCAGAATCCAGAAAGAGGTATTCCAAAATAGATTCCCAGAAATTTGGAAACGCGTACTTCCTTCCGGAGAAACCCTGCCCCTCACCGAAGCCGGAAACCATTGCCAGGGAACCCTTTTCCTGGACGGAAAAGAATGGATGAGTCCCGAATTGGAGGATGAGATACAGAAAGCCACTTCCCCTTTCGAAGATTTTTACTTCGGAAGATACGACGTCCGTTTTTCTTCCCCGGAGGAATTAAAACTCGGAAAGAAATTTAAGATCGTGGAATTGAACGGCGTTACGTCGGAGTCCACGAACTTATACGATCCTAGGTTCAGCGTCCGGGAACGATATACGATCCTTTTTAAGCAATGGGAAATCCTGTTCAGAATCGGCCGCGAATCGAAAGGGAAGAAGGCGGGACTCTTTCCCATACTGGCGGCATTATGGAATTTTTATAAAGGGGGAAGAAAAATTTCCGATCTTTCCGTTTAA
- a CDS encoding adenylate/guanylate cyclase domain-containing protein: MRIVIPFDREEVRVKFRFLNFVFFLVGDPKKNSMEHRLFNSVALINGSLNIIGSVFLPPSEYYLRILLLNSVSGVALLAMYYLSRVKSIYYSLYWPFNLTILMYLSSVWFLNGGSQGGNHYYFIPALVIATVLLRDQNVFLVYGLYALFTMTLYGLEYFYPNFIVQTNDTRELRYGDLAGNYLFVQILTGILIFIMARNLNVERGKSENLLRNILPETIADELKKNERVAPIRYENVSVLFTDMAGFTRISESMTPEELVGELDLFFKYFDRVTKRYGLEKIKTIGDSYMAAGGLPVPNSTHAVDAVLCGLEFQEFMLKNKIEREQAGLPSWSLRLGIHCGSVVAGVIGTEKFAYDIWGDTVNTASRMESSGLPGEVNISKQTYELVKDFFDCEPRGLVKAKNKGEIEMYLVKGIRPDLVDPGTKDTPSHSFWRLYSALEGQEKQEIS, from the coding sequence ATGCGAATAGTAATACCTTTCGATCGTGAGGAGGTCCGCGTGAAATTCAGGTTTTTAAATTTCGTCTTCTTCCTTGTAGGGGATCCTAAAAAGAACTCCATGGAGCATAGGCTTTTCAATTCGGTCGCTTTAATCAACGGATCTCTGAATATTATCGGATCCGTTTTTCTTCCTCCGAGCGAATATTACCTAAGAATTCTGCTCTTAAACTCCGTTTCGGGAGTCGCGCTCTTGGCCATGTACTACCTCTCCCGGGTGAAGAGTATCTACTATTCCTTATATTGGCCCTTCAATCTGACCATCCTGATGTATCTCTCTTCCGTTTGGTTTTTGAACGGAGGATCGCAAGGAGGAAATCATTACTATTTCATTCCCGCCTTGGTCATAGCGACAGTGCTGCTCCGCGACCAGAACGTTTTCCTGGTGTATGGACTCTACGCTTTGTTCACGATGACTCTCTACGGATTAGAGTATTTTTATCCGAACTTCATCGTTCAGACGAACGATACAAGAGAATTGAGATACGGCGATCTCGCCGGGAATTATTTATTCGTACAGATCCTGACCGGAATCCTGATCTTTATTATGGCCAGAAACCTGAATGTGGAAAGAGGAAAATCGGAGAATCTCCTCCGGAACATTCTACCCGAAACGATCGCGGACGAACTGAAGAAGAACGAACGAGTGGCTCCGATTCGTTATGAAAACGTTTCGGTCCTTTTTACGGATATGGCCGGCTTTACTCGAATATCCGAAAGCATGACTCCCGAGGAACTCGTGGGAGAACTGGATCTTTTTTTCAAATACTTCGACCGCGTCACCAAACGCTACGGTCTTGAAAAGATCAAAACCATAGGGGATTCCTACATGGCAGCGGGAGGTCTTCCCGTTCCGAACTCTACCCATGCGGTGGACGCTGTCCTTTGCGGATTGGAATTTCAGGAATTCATGTTGAAAAATAAAATCGAAAGGGAACAAGCGGGACTTCCGTCTTGGTCCTTGCGCCTGGGCATCCATTGCGGCAGCGTAGTGGCGGGAGTCATTGGAACCGAAAAGTTCGCATACGACATTTGGGGCGATACCGTAAATACCGCTAGCAGAATGGAAAGTTCCGGACTTCCCGGAGAAGTGAATATATCCAAGCAGACGTACGAATTGGTAAAGGACTTTTTCGATTGCGAACCGAGAGGCCTAGTTAAGGCGAAAAATAAAGGAGAAATAGAAATGTATCTAGTCAAAGGAATCCGACCGGACCTTGTGGATCCCGGAACCAAAGACACTCCGAGTCATTCCTTCTGGCGCCTCTATTCCGCCCTCGAAGGACAGGAGAAACAAGAGATCAGTTAG
- a CDS encoding alpha/beta fold hydrolase, protein MTEAEALQDFSRAGVAYKEIDTNQGSDSAIHSVSVGCLGKTDKDLLVFIHGSPGNWIHFWRYMKDPDLLSAFCMIGLDRPGFGSSPGPLPDVDKQAKRILNSLYSISPKSPKRKFVLVGHSYGGPVAARIAALEGNSVTHLVLLAAALDPEKEELKWYNRAANTGLARSVLPADLLTSNLEMLPMKEQLLAIEPDWKKLKAEVYIMQGGKDSLVSPENLNFARRTFPLRSIVKEIYLPEEGHFLPWKNFSTVKGLLSEISGKRD, encoded by the coding sequence ATGACGGAGGCGGAAGCTCTTCAGGATTTTTCCCGAGCCGGCGTGGCTTACAAAGAAATCGATACGAATCAAGGGAGCGATTCCGCCATCCACTCCGTTTCGGTAGGGTGCCTCGGAAAGACCGATAAGGATCTGCTCGTTTTTATCCACGGCTCTCCCGGAAATTGGATTCATTTCTGGAGATACATGAAGGACCCGGATCTACTTTCCGCCTTCTGCATGATCGGATTGGACAGACCCGGATTCGGATCTTCCCCAGGTCCGTTACCTGACGTCGACAAACAAGCGAAACGCATTCTAAATTCTTTATATTCCATTTCTCCGAAGTCCCCAAAAAGAAAATTCGTACTAGTAGGACATTCTTACGGCGGACCGGTGGCCGCGAGAATCGCCGCCTTAGAAGGGAACAGCGTGACTCATCTGGTGCTCCTCGCTGCCGCACTGGATCCCGAAAAAGAAGAACTAAAATGGTACAACCGCGCGGCAAATACCGGGCTTGCAAGATCTGTTTTACCGGCCGATCTTCTTACCAGCAATCTGGAAATGCTTCCGATGAAGGAACAGTTGTTGGCGATCGAGCCCGATTGGAAAAAACTGAAGGCGGAAGTCTATATCATGCAAGGTGGGAAAGACAGCCTCGTTTCTCCGGAAAATCTGAATTTCGCACGGCGCACGTTCCCGTTGCGATCCATCGTAAAGGAAATTTACCTGCCGGAAGAAGGCCATTTTCTACCATGGAAAAACTTTTCGACGGTGAAAGGACTCCTTTCGGAGATTTCCGGAAAACGAGACTAG
- a CDS encoding ArsR/SmtB family transcription factor, with protein sequence MSKTPPHPTLDQIQLSTIFEAVSDPIRRKILLKLLEVEEANCSAFLEYASKTNLSYHIGKLREAGLTKTRLEGTQKFLSLRNRDLEKKFPGLLRAILESSRKENK encoded by the coding sequence ATGTCCAAAACTCCCCCGCACCCGACCTTAGACCAAATCCAGCTTTCGACGATTTTCGAAGCGGTGAGTGATCCGATCCGGAGAAAAATCCTACTGAAATTGCTCGAAGTCGAGGAAGCAAACTGTTCTGCATTTTTGGAATATGCTTCGAAAACGAATCTTTCCTATCATATAGGAAAATTGAGAGAGGCGGGGCTTACCAAAACCAGATTGGAAGGAACGCAAAAATTTCTATCCTTACGCAACCGGGATCTTGAAAAAAAATTTCCGGGCCTACTCCGTGCGATCCTCGAAAGTTCCAGAAAAGAAAACAAATGA